From the Montipora capricornis isolate CH-2021 chromosome 2, ASM3666992v2, whole genome shotgun sequence genome, one window contains:
- the LOC138038159 gene encoding tachykinin-like peptides receptor 86C — MKNNTTRLSINGFISTQDILFASLYSLIIIFGVTGNCLVINIVRKTPSMHTTTNYLLMNLAVADLVTLLFCPGFYDFALTSVRLQSFPGDLICKLFAGNTVVPISINASALTVCTIAVERYLALVKPFHTTLRMSKTSVGYVVTILWIVAVVSCIPDMTANTFNIGASSRYPCKRPWTLQEYIFQKPYIIFTCICFGFVSSLVVLFCYTAIVRGLYFTKTICSASTITEAERREKKQLARLLVWLSIVFALCTLPFAVFFMFLVFADTSIVQTNYDKLYFLHSISRFLLFSNSFCNPILYACQSSNYRNGLRYFSETVCFWCSRKESHAHTQPRPTRGSMELASV, encoded by the coding sequence ATGAAGAATAATACGACAAGGCTATCTATAAATGGGTTCATCTCTACTCAAGATATACTTTTTGCCTCCTTGTACTCGCTTATTATTATCTTTGGCGTCACTGGAAACTGCCTGGTGATCAACATTGTTCGCAAAACACCATCAATGCACACTACAACCAACTATCTCTTGATGAACTTGGCTGTTGCTGATTTAGTGACTCTTTTATTCTGTCCTGGATTTTATGACTTTGCTCTCACATCGGTTCGTCTTCAAAGTTTCCCAGGAGATTTGATCTGCAAGTTGTTTGCAGGAAATACTGTTGTACCAATCTCCATCAACGCATCAGCTCTCACGGTTTGCACAATTGCAGTGGAAAGATATTTGGCACTTGTTAAGCCTTTTCATACCACATTGAGAATGTCCAAGACATCCGTTGGATATGTTGTTACTATCCTTTGGATTGTTGCCGTAGTATCTTGCATCCCTGATATGACAGCCAATACTTTTAACATCGGTGCATCCTCCAGGTACCCGTGCAAACGTCCATGGACTTTACAGgagtacatctttcaaaagCCGTATATTATATTTACTTGCATCTGTTTTGGTTTCGTAAGCTCTCTCGTGGTTTTATTTTGTTACACTGCAATTGTTCGAGGTTTGTACTTTACAAAAACAATCTGCTCGGCATCTACTATTACAGAAGCTGAAAGGCGGGAAAAGAAGCAACTGGCTCGTCTTCTTGTGTGGTTAAGCATAGTGTTTGCTCTTTGCACATTGCCATTCGCAGTATTTTTTATGTTCCTAGTTTTTGCGGACACAAGCATCGTGCAAACCAACTATGACAAATTGTACTTTCTTCATAGCATATCTCGATTTCtgcttttttcaaattcattttgcaaTCCAATTTTATACGCCTGCCAGAGCTCTAACTACCGCAATGGGCTCCGCTATTTTTCtgaaactgtttgtttttggtGTTCTCGAAAAGAAAGTCATGCTCACACACAGCCGAGGCCAACTCGAGGGTCAATGGAACTCGCATCGGTTTAG
- the LOC138029612 gene encoding uncharacterized protein: MLQTDVPLSMPAAVCVASDDLLLCADDGHRVVYQIQLERNGVTINGKLRKLIGYPEGIHRLESLTLSDSSVVYFAAAKSPHCNGGLYCFDIESSEVTNVLGNMTDNCREIKKVARFKETLVFTDVGGRQVKRYNPTTKEVETLAGDGCEGAQDGTEKSCSFVQVHGVCSVSDSVFTTDAAAGKIKLLTGLSGTTDFLKHLGILYDTFGITCKAATSQPITPEQVIQNLNTVDGYIKATVMNVKETNNLKENSTTNGPQGTVSQKTQTSIELLLNGVKSLVSKVTVVNPSYKDTIDWKTLLTTIVENLHAVSRFKHETFDVLQYATDFGTISKESLKRITKWGAKYFTHPSSYYPVPQTGMAFKDIQYMTPLPPDELSKREEETMKDWVENYRPVRQRTVRSETTKDKAGALPPAVYSNSNTDVTTRVSFQADQVEETPAVSSDMPSAVTDVPVLNFVSDATVPQLTLASTADYNQVEEYESDSDDSDNDVDIDSEELVIGKPVMTRSGR, translated from the coding sequence ATGTTGCAAACTGATGTGCCGCTTTCGATGCCTGCAGCTGTGTGTGTGGCCAGCGACGACTTGTTACTGTGTGCTGATGATGGTCACCGAGTTGTTTATCAGATTCAGCTGGAACGGAATGGGGTTACAATAAACGGAAAATTACGGAAACTAATAGGCTATCCAGAGGGCATTCATCGCTTGGAGTCGCTTACACTGTCTGATTCTTCAGTTGTGTACTTCGCTGCGGCAAAAAGTCCCCATTGTAACGGTGGCCTGTACTGTTTTGACATCGAATCCAGCGAGGTAACAAATGTGCTTGGAAACATGACTGACAACTGCAGAGAGATCAAGAAAGTAGCAAGATTCAAGGAAACACTAGTTTTTACAGATGTTGGGGGTCGACAAGTAAAGCGGTACAATCCAACGACCAAGGAAGTCGAAACTCTTGCTGGAGATGGTTGCGAAGGAGCGCAAGACGGGACTGAAAAAAGCTGCAGCTTCGTTCAAGTGCACGGCGTATGCAGTGTTTCAGATTCAGTTTTTACAACGGATGCCGCGGCAGGGAAAATCAAGCTTTTGACGGGTTTGTCAGGAACAACCGACTTTTTAAAACACCTTGGCATTCTTTATGACACATTTGGTATTACTTGCAAAGCTGCTACCTCTCAGCCAATTACGCCAGAGCAGGTCATTCAGAATCTGAACACAGTAGATGGGTACATCAAAGCTACAGTCATGAATGTCAAGGAAACCAACAACCTCAAGGAGAACTCAACAACGAACGGTCCTCAAGGAACAGTGTCCCAGAAAACACAAACCTCTATTGAGCTTCTACTGAATGGTGTGAAGAGCCTTGTGAGCAAAGTAACAGTTGTTAATCCAAGCTACAAAGATACTATCGACTGGAAAACATTACTAACCACAATAGTAGAGAATTTACACGCCGTTTCGCGTTTTAAACATGAGACATTTGATGTTCTTCAATATGCCACAGACTTTGGCACCATATCAAAGGAGTCGTTGAAGCGAATTACGAAGTGGGGGGCGAAATACTTCACGCATCCATCTTCATACTACCCAGTGCCACAGACTGGGATGGCGTTCAAGGACATACAGTACATGACACCACTTCCTCCTGACGAGCTTtcaaaaagagaggaagagacAATGAAAGATTGGGTGGAGAACTACCGTCCTGTTCGTCAGAGAACCGTGAGGAGTGAGACAACAAAAGATAAAGCAGGAGCTCTTCCCCCGGCAGTATATTCCAATTCAAATACTGATGTCACTACAAGGGTCTCCTTTCAAGCTGACCAAGTTGAAGAAACGCCCGCTGTCTCCTCTGATATGCCCTCTGCTGTCACCGATGTGCCTGTGTTGAACTTTGTAAGCGATGCTACTGTACCACAGCTAACGCTCGCGTCAACTGCAGATTATAACCAGGTGGAGGAGTACGAGAGCGATTCCGATGACAGTGACAATGATGTCGATATTGATTCCGAAGAACTGGTCATTGGAAAGCCAGTGATGACAAGATCTGGGAGATAA